In Bdellovibrionales bacterium, the following proteins share a genomic window:
- a CDS encoding HipA domain-containing protein, whose translation MSKCLGCYQPLKDALRDGDYHHSCSKKLFGTENPPTVDFGNGDLEALAKRSIIQHLGITGVQPKISLHIAKKENDPNHRLMIVDLWGNFILKPPTRQFPDMSVVEDATMRMAEFVGLVTAKHGLIRLKSGELAYVVRRFDRPKKGKKIAVEDFCQLSELLTESKYDTSTEKAGAIILKYSSQPGLDAVTFFDLNLFCFLTGNADMHLKNFSLMRNESAEMVLSPAYDLLSTRLLMAEDKEEMALTLNGKKARIKRDDFVALGKNLQIPEKAIENSFARLLKHIPKMKDVVKDSFLSAELQKRFNKLIDEREKVLRPNV comes from the coding sequence CATTCCTGCAGTAAAAAATTATTTGGCACTGAAAACCCTCCTACTGTTGATTTTGGAAATGGCGACCTTGAAGCCTTAGCAAAAAGATCCATTATCCAACACCTTGGGATCACAGGTGTTCAACCCAAAATTTCACTTCACATAGCTAAAAAAGAAAATGACCCAAATCATCGCTTGATGATTGTCGATTTATGGGGAAATTTTATATTGAAGCCACCCACTCGCCAATTTCCAGATATGTCAGTAGTGGAAGATGCTACGATGCGCATGGCAGAGTTTGTTGGTTTAGTAACTGCAAAACATGGTCTTATTCGATTGAAATCAGGAGAGCTTGCTTACGTTGTAAGGCGCTTTGATCGACCCAAAAAAGGGAAGAAAATTGCTGTTGAAGATTTTTGTCAGCTGAGCGAGCTATTAACAGAATCCAAGTACGATACATCTACAGAAAAGGCTGGGGCAATCATTCTAAAATACTCTTCGCAGCCAGGTTTAGATGCTGTGACTTTTTTTGATCTCAATCTCTTCTGTTTTTTGACTGGCAATGCAGACATGCACTTAAAAAACTTCTCGTTGATGCGAAATGAATCAGCAGAAATGGTGCTGTCTCCAGCATATGACTTACTTTCAACTCGATTATTGATGGCTGAGGATAAAGAAGAAATGGCGCTCACCCTAAATGGGAAAAAGGCCAGGATTAAAAGAGATGACTTTGTTGCACTTGGAAAAAATTTGCAGATTCCAGAGAAAGCTATTGAAAATAGTTTTGCGCGACTTTTGAAGCATATCCCTAAAATGAAGGATGTCGTTAAAGATAGTTTTTTATCTGCTGAGCTACAAAAACGCTTTAATAAGTTAATAGATGAGCGAGAAAAGGTATTAAGGCCAAATGTCTAA